Proteins encoded by one window of Nitrospira sp. MA-1:
- a CDS encoding response regulator yields MTMRREWLRILIVEDRPSQLEMNVNDLAEEGYQVVGARTAAEASEFARCESFAVAVVNVQAPDAAGVSLLSLLKSKNAEIQMVLSAAFASLDSAKGVIGESAVSYIKREGSPSELLGIIRRTFRDQLTEYTKDLERSLTERDERFRQLVDHIKEVFWVFAPDQSEVWYVSPQYETVWGRSCASFREDPQSLWNAIHPQDQPRFLTHQIEPDGNGVQGECRIVRPDNTIRWVRIQTVPIRKSNGDLLSLAGVAEDITERKRVEEALTKTERQFRQSSRMEAIGTLAGGIAHDFNNILTAILGYTELALATVPKESRTQRNLQEVLTAGHRAKHLVLQILTFSRQAGQGKKPTPLHMVVREALKLLRSTIPTTIEIRQSLKTESTILADPTQMHQIIINLCTNAEYAMREPGGILYVALEDVEVTEDLTGAISGLHIGPHVRLTVEDTGSGMTPEVLERLFDPFFTTKPIGEGSGMGMAVVHGIITGHRGAIVVQSVVNKGTKIEVYLPTVPTQVFEPIHDPKAIQNGKESILFVDDEETIVRLGKELLTQLGYTVEVHTSSIEALRTFSEDPHRFDLVITDQAMPGLTGEALSRELLRIRPDLPIILCTGFSHVISAERAKALGIQGYLMKPLAIRDLVPIIRHVLDKTPSSLAES; encoded by the coding sequence ATGACGATGCGAAGGGAATGGTTGCGAATTCTCATTGTGGAAGACCGTCCAAGCCAATTGGAAATGAATGTCAATGATCTGGCTGAGGAAGGCTATCAGGTGGTGGGGGCCAGGACGGCTGCGGAAGCTTCGGAGTTTGCCAGATGTGAAAGTTTTGCGGTCGCAGTGGTCAATGTGCAAGCGCCAGATGCCGCCGGAGTTTCATTACTTTCTCTTCTCAAGTCGAAAAATGCAGAAATTCAGATGGTCCTGAGTGCAGCCTTTGCCAGCCTGGATTCAGCGAAGGGTGTCATAGGTGAGAGCGCCGTTTCCTACATAAAACGGGAAGGGTCTCCATCCGAATTACTTGGTATTATTCGTCGAACGTTTCGTGACCAACTGACGGAATACACCAAAGACCTGGAGAGATCTCTGACAGAGCGTGATGAACGGTTTCGGCAACTGGTGGATCATATTAAGGAAGTGTTTTGGGTCTTTGCCCCCGACCAGTCCGAAGTCTGGTATGTGAGCCCTCAATATGAAACCGTCTGGGGTCGCAGTTGTGCAAGTTTTAGAGAGGACCCTCAAAGCCTATGGAATGCTATTCATCCTCAAGATCAACCACGATTTCTCACTCACCAAATTGAGCCGGATGGGAATGGGGTTCAGGGAGAATGCCGGATTGTGAGACCGGATAATACTATTCGGTGGGTGCGAATACAAACAGTTCCAATTCGAAAGTCCAATGGGGACTTGCTGAGTCTTGCGGGAGTTGCGGAGGACATTACAGAACGGAAGCGTGTGGAGGAGGCTCTCACGAAAACGGAGCGCCAATTTCGGCAATCAAGCCGCATGGAAGCTATTGGGACGTTGGCAGGTGGCATCGCCCATGATTTTAATAATATTTTAACGGCAATTTTGGGCTACACCGAATTGGCCTTGGCCACGGTTCCAAAGGAAAGCCGTACTCAACGAAATCTGCAAGAAGTGCTGACTGCGGGTCACCGAGCCAAGCACTTAGTGCTTCAAATTTTGACCTTTAGTCGTCAAGCTGGTCAGGGGAAGAAACCCACACCTCTTCACATGGTCGTCCGGGAAGCCTTGAAACTCTTACGATCTACGATTCCCACCACCATTGAGATCCGTCAGTCATTGAAAACAGAGTCCACCATTCTCGCGGATCCGACCCAAATGCATCAGATCATTATCAATCTATGCACCAACGCTGAATATGCTATGCGAGAACCCGGGGGGATTTTGTACGTCGCTCTGGAGGATGTGGAGGTGACGGAGGACCTGACCGGAGCTATCTCGGGATTACATATTGGTCCGCATGTTCGGTTGACGGTGGAAGATACCGGTTCGGGCATGACTCCTGAGGTACTTGAGCGGTTGTTTGATCCTTTCTTCACCACCAAGCCGATTGGCGAGGGGTCTGGGATGGGGATGGCCGTGGTGCATGGAATTATTACGGGTCATAGAGGAGCCATTGTCGTGCAGAGTGTCGTGAATAAGGGGACAAAGATCGAAGTCTATCTCCCGACTGTTCCGACCCAGGTCTTTGAGCCTATCCACGATCCAAAAGCTATTCAGAATGGGAAAGAATCAATTTTATTTGTGGATGATGAAGAGACCATTGTGCGGCTTGGGAAGGAACTTCTCACGCAACTGGGATATACGGTGGAAGTGCACACGAGTTCAATTGAAGCTCTGAGGACATTTAGCGAAGACCCGCATCGTTTTGATCTCGTCATTACTGACCAAGCAATGCCGGGATTGACCGGCGAGGCCTTATCCCGTGAGCTTCTGCGGATTCGCCCGGACCTCCCCATAATTTTGTGTACAGGATTCAGTCATGTGATTTCCGCGGAACGAGCGAAGGCATTGGGAATTCAGGGCTATTTAATGAAGCCATTGGCCATTCGGGACCTGGTTCCCATTATTCGCCATGTGCTTGATAAAACACCTTCGTCGTTAGCCGAGTCTTGA
- a CDS encoding class I SAM-dependent methyltransferase — protein sequence MMERVLEPEIMDEPEQVQAYAEADFQEENQGFVDNFLRLFEDRDGPHVVDVGCGPGDISIRLARSHPTCRITGIDASIPMITWAEQAVKQAGLAHRIEFLSQRFQDVSLATPADAVMSNSLAHHVPNPLRFWYEIKKMLKPGGLVLVMDLLRPDSPEEAQALVDQYAAQEPKRLQQDFFHSLLAAFTEDEVAAHLAELNLSRLMVDVPDDRHWIVYGRVY from the coding sequence ATGATGGAACGGGTGCTCGAACCGGAAATTATGGATGAACCTGAGCAAGTTCAGGCCTATGCCGAGGCGGATTTTCAAGAAGAAAATCAAGGTTTTGTGGATAATTTTCTTCGACTCTTTGAGGATCGTGATGGCCCTCATGTTGTGGATGTGGGTTGCGGCCCCGGTGATATCTCTATCCGCCTGGCAAGGAGTCATCCCACCTGCAGGATTACAGGAATTGATGCCTCCATCCCCATGATTACCTGGGCGGAACAGGCCGTGAAGCAAGCTGGGTTAGCCCATCGAATAGAATTTCTCTCTCAACGGTTTCAAGATGTCAGTTTGGCCACTCCAGCTGATGCAGTAATGTCAAACAGTTTGGCCCACCATGTTCCCAATCCCCTACGATTTTGGTATGAGATAAAAAAAATGCTCAAACCCGGCGGGTTAGTGCTGGTCATGGATCTCCTTCGTCCCGATTCTCCCGAGGAGGCTCAAGCGCTCGTCGATCAGTATGCGGCTCAAGAACCAAAGAGATTACAGCAGGATTTCTTTCACTCCCTGTTGGCGGCATTTACGGAGGATGAGGTGGCTGCCCACCTCGCAGAACTTAATTTAAGTCGTTTGATGGTAGATGTGCCGGATGATCGGCATTGGATCGTGTATGGAAGGGTGTACTAA
- the fxsT gene encoding FxSxx-COOH system tetratricopeptide repeat protein, with amino-acid sequence MSETIPSRLPVFVCYAHTDNESPDPSKRWLDRLLEQLTPLAIQDQVCAWSDKDIVTGQDWHNRIQQTLESTRTAVLLVSPAFLASTYIRNSELPVLLKNAKDRGVIILPVIVRHCLFKETTFKYPDPVHGPEELSLATLQSANSPTTPLNSLAEHEQDQVLLEVAQSLLKILNQSGPAQPSTGNTPKTIWNIPLDRNPFFTGREDILGEIHKALLSTKRAAFSGLGGIGKTQTAMEYAYRHKDDYSHILWVKAESKESLTSDFAQLATPLNLPEKQVKDQQEFVNAVLRWLKQHDEWLLILDNADDLSLIQPFIQDFQSGHILLTTRAQATGTISRVEVKKLPEQEGVVFLLLRAKMITKDTSNDTIPPELRDQSLPIVRELDGLPLAFDQAGAYIEATHCGLAAYFELYKSHGIELLKERGLFAPGHPDPVATTWILSFQKIEQANPATAELLRCCAFLHPDSIPEELIIEGASELGPILGPVAGNTLSFNNAIGDILKFSLIHRDMTTKTLDIHRLVQAVILKSLDGEIHQQWNERFIRAMDHVFPSPEFENWPQCERLLVQAQHCTSMIITNNLGSQEGARILNQTAIYLYERARYPDAEPLFQRSLAIWEEALGPTHPDVATSLNNLAGLYDSQGQYGKAEPLYQRTLTILEEALGLEHPDTQTVRENYEDFLKKMEGENT; translated from the coding sequence ATGAGTGAAACCATTCCCTCTCGTTTACCGGTGTTTGTGTGCTACGCCCACACAGATAATGAAAGTCCCGATCCGAGCAAACGGTGGCTGGATCGCCTTTTGGAGCAATTGACTCCACTTGCCATTCAAGATCAAGTATGTGCCTGGTCCGACAAAGACATTGTGACCGGACAGGATTGGCACAACCGAATACAGCAAACCTTAGAAAGCACCAGGACTGCAGTCTTGTTGGTCAGTCCCGCCTTTTTGGCTTCCACCTATATTCGAAATAGTGAACTTCCGGTCCTTCTCAAGAATGCCAAAGACAGGGGAGTGATCATTCTACCCGTCATCGTACGCCATTGTTTGTTTAAAGAAACAACTTTCAAATACCCGGACCCGGTCCACGGCCCCGAAGAACTCTCTCTTGCCACCTTGCAGTCAGCAAACTCGCCAACCACACCGCTGAACTCCCTGGCTGAACATGAACAAGACCAGGTTCTCTTAGAGGTCGCACAGAGCCTGTTGAAAATTTTGAATCAATCCGGTCCAGCCCAACCATCTACCGGAAATACCCCTAAAACTATCTGGAACATTCCGCTTGACCGGAATCCGTTTTTTACGGGGAGAGAAGATATTCTTGGGGAAATTCACAAGGCGCTTCTCTCAACAAAACGGGCTGCGTTCTCAGGATTGGGAGGAATTGGCAAAACGCAAACGGCTATGGAGTATGCTTATCGCCACAAAGACGACTACAGCCATATTCTCTGGGTCAAAGCCGAATCCAAGGAATCTCTCACATCAGACTTTGCCCAACTCGCCACGCCGTTGAACCTGCCGGAAAAACAGGTAAAGGATCAGCAAGAGTTCGTTAACGCCGTCCTTCGGTGGCTCAAACAACATGACGAATGGCTTTTGATCCTGGACAATGCCGATGACCTCTCCTTAATCCAGCCTTTCATCCAGGATTTTCAATCAGGCCATATACTGCTCACGACAAGAGCACAAGCGACAGGGACGATCTCACGTGTAGAAGTCAAAAAATTACCTGAGCAGGAAGGAGTAGTTTTTCTTTTACTGCGTGCCAAAATGATCACTAAAGATACTTCCAATGACACCATTCCCCCAGAACTGCGCGATCAATCTCTTCCTATTGTCAGAGAACTCGATGGCCTACCCCTCGCCTTCGACCAGGCTGGTGCCTACATTGAAGCAACCCATTGTGGATTAGCTGCCTACTTCGAACTCTATAAGTCGCATGGGATCGAACTTCTCAAGGAACGAGGTCTCTTTGCACCTGGACATCCTGATCCAGTCGCGACAACCTGGATTTTATCCTTTCAAAAAATCGAACAGGCTAATCCCGCCACTGCCGAGCTTTTAAGATGCTGTGCCTTTCTTCATCCCGATTCCATACCAGAAGAACTCATCATCGAGGGAGCGTCCGAACTTGGTCCGATTCTCGGACCGGTGGCTGGGAATACCCTATCGTTTAACAACGCCATAGGGGACATTTTAAAATTTTCCCTCATCCACCGGGACATGACAACCAAAACCTTGGACATCCATCGCTTGGTCCAAGCCGTCATCCTAAAGAGTCTTGATGGCGAGATACACCAGCAATGGAATGAACGATTCATTCGAGCCATGGACCATGTGTTTCCGTCACCAGAATTTGAAAATTGGCCACAATGCGAACGTTTACTGGTCCAGGCTCAACACTGCACCTCAATGATTATCACCAACAACCTTGGGTCGCAGGAAGGGGCACGGATTTTAAACCAAACCGCAATTTATCTTTACGAACGGGCCCGTTACCCCGACGCCGAGCCCCTCTTCCAGCGCTCCCTGGCCATTTGGGAAGAAGCCTTGGGGCCCACGCATCCCGATGTTGCCACCAGCCTCAACAATTTGGCGGGCCTCTATGACAGCCAAGGGCAGTACGGTAAAGCCGAGCCTCTCTACCAGCGCACCCTCACCATTTTGGAGGAAGCCTTAGGATTAGAACACCCCGACACGCAAACTGTGAGAGAAAACTATGAAGATTTTTTGAAAAAGATGGAGGGTGAGAATACTTAA
- a CDS encoding nitroreductase family protein, whose amino-acid sequence MEKPAEVQFHIHDLLGRRWSPRAFADQPVEREKIQRLLEAARWASSCFNEQPWVFILATIEHPENHQKLLSCLVEGNQIWAKRAPLLLLTVAKLHFDHNGEVNRHAYHDIGLAVGNLVMQATAMDLSVHQMAGILPDAIRERYALPAGYEAVTGIAIGYQGDASTLPDGLRERELAPRSRKPLREFVFSETWGQTPEYL is encoded by the coding sequence ATGGAAAAACCCGCGGAGGTGCAATTCCACATTCATGATCTGTTAGGCCGTCGCTGGAGTCCAAGGGCCTTTGCCGATCAGCCGGTAGAACGAGAAAAAATCCAACGCTTGTTGGAAGCAGCACGATGGGCTTCCTCCTGTTTTAACGAACAGCCCTGGGTCTTTATTCTCGCGACCATCGAGCACCCCGAGAACCATCAGAAGCTTCTGAGTTGTCTGGTGGAGGGAAACCAAATCTGGGCGAAGCGAGCCCCACTCCTTCTGCTCACCGTGGCAAAACTCCATTTTGATCATAATGGAGAGGTCAACCGCCATGCCTATCATGATATCGGGTTGGCCGTGGGCAATCTGGTTATGCAAGCCACAGCCATGGATCTGTCGGTTCATCAGATGGCTGGGATTCTTCCCGACGCCATTCGCGAACGCTATGCCCTTCCCGCCGGCTATGAAGCCGTCACCGGGATTGCCATCGGGTACCAGGGAGATGCTTCCACACTTCCTGATGGGCTTCGTGAACGGGAGTTGGCGCCACGGTCTCGTAAGCCGTTGAGGGAATTTGTGTTTTCCGAGACGTGGGGACAAACCCCGGAATATTTGTAA
- the pyrF gene encoding orotidine-5'-phosphate decarboxylase, protein MVTPIQERLIVALDVSSVEEARRYVKDLEGVVWFYKIGLELFLAVNVDFIKELRAQNCRIFLDLKMNDIDETVRRAVNLAADLDVDFLTILGNHATAKAAVLGRGAGSIQILTVPLLSSWGEKDLQDLGMLSIQAGDPARFHSLDDYVLWRADMAMAQGCDGLIASGKYVGILRERFGQKALIVSPGVRPAGQNTHEHQRSLTPFDAIRAGADFLVVGRPIRDADNRRKMAQAIQEEIVLAVKAGPSKKQALVGGR, encoded by the coding sequence ATGGTTACCCCAATACAGGAGCGGTTAATTGTCGCACTTGATGTGTCCTCTGTAGAGGAAGCTCGTCGATATGTGAAAGATTTAGAGGGTGTGGTCTGGTTTTATAAAATTGGCCTTGAATTATTTCTGGCCGTTAATGTGGATTTTATTAAGGAATTACGCGCACAAAATTGCCGGATCTTTTTAGATCTGAAAATGAATGATATCGATGAAACCGTGCGTCGAGCCGTGAATCTTGCTGCTGACCTTGATGTTGATTTTCTTACCATTTTAGGAAATCATGCCACGGCCAAAGCTGCGGTGCTTGGTCGAGGGGCGGGGTCAATACAAATTTTGACTGTTCCGCTCCTTTCAAGCTGGGGGGAAAAGGATCTTCAAGACCTGGGGATGTTAAGTATACAAGCGGGAGATCCCGCACGTTTTCATTCTCTGGATGACTACGTTCTGTGGCGGGCAGATATGGCAATGGCCCAAGGGTGTGATGGCTTGATCGCCTCAGGGAAATATGTCGGAATTCTGAGAGAACGATTTGGGCAGAAGGCGCTCATTGTCTCCCCAGGTGTGAGACCGGCCGGGCAGAATACCCATGAACATCAACGTTCGTTAACTCCTTTTGATGCCATTCGAGCCGGGGCAGATTTTTTAGTCGTTGGGCGACCTATTCGCGATGCGGATAATCGGCGGAAAATGGCGCAAGCGATTCAAGAGGAGATTGTCCTGGCGGTCAAGGCTGGTCCCTCGAAAAAGCAGGCATTGGTTGGGGGAAGATAG
- a CDS encoding response regulator produces MANILVVDDDRQVCDLLKQALEDKGYTVDCATNGVEGIKEYRNRPADLIILDILMPEKEGLETILDLRREFPQVKIIAMSGGSERAKLDLLDLARRLGAQHTIDKPFQLHAITDLVTQALHEN; encoded by the coding sequence ATGGCAAACATTCTTGTTGTGGATGATGATCGGCAGGTTTGTGACTTGTTGAAGCAGGCCTTGGAAGATAAGGGATATACTGTGGACTGTGCTACAAACGGAGTCGAAGGCATCAAGGAATATCGCAACCGCCCAGCCGATCTGATTATTTTAGACATTCTTATGCCCGAAAAAGAGGGGCTTGAGACCATACTGGATTTGCGGCGTGAATTTCCTCAGGTGAAAATCATCGCGATGTCCGGCGGAAGTGAGCGAGCCAAACTCGATTTGTTAGACCTTGCTCGTCGCTTAGGAGCTCAACACACCATCGATAAGCCTTTCCAATTGCACGCCATAACGGACCTCGTTACACAAGCCCTTCACGAAAATTAG
- a CDS encoding class II aldolase/adducin family protein → MITAIGDVLRRCYERGWITSRDGNCSLRRARSVYLYVTPSGWRKTIVHPEHMVKIKFVAGKLQVAPGTNPSGELHMHYLLTRGMNRTRAVVHVHPTHVVAAIYRGFDLQKICKDFPEIYRYTRIGPTAPALPAISTELGEATAKALGVTEANPAGDYDIVGQANHGVCSMAPDPWSAYEHIERLDHICEIVLKSGVSP, encoded by the coding sequence ATGATTACAGCCATAGGCGATGTGTTACGGCGATGTTATGAGCGGGGGTGGATTACCAGCCGTGACGGAAATTGTAGTCTCAGACGAGCGAGGAGCGTCTACCTGTACGTCACTCCTTCAGGCTGGCGAAAGACAATTGTTCATCCCGAGCATATGGTCAAAATTAAGTTTGTCGCTGGGAAGTTGCAGGTGGCTCCCGGAACCAATCCTTCCGGTGAGCTGCATATGCATTATCTCCTGACCAGAGGGATGAATCGGACGCGGGCCGTCGTGCATGTGCATCCAACCCATGTGGTCGCAGCCATCTATCGGGGGTTCGATCTTCAGAAAATCTGCAAAGACTTTCCGGAAATCTACCGCTACACCCGTATCGGGCCAACCGCGCCCGCTCTTCCTGCCATCAGTACGGAACTTGGAGAAGCCACGGCGAAGGCCTTAGGTGTTACAGAAGCCAACCCGGCAGGCGATTACGATATTGTCGGCCAAGCCAATCACGGAGTCTGCTCCATGGCACCGGACCCCTGGTCAGCCTATGAGCATATCGAACGGTTGGATCATATATGCGAAATTGTCCTGAAAAGCGGCGTCTCCCCCTGA
- the dnaX gene encoding DNA polymerase III subunit gamma/tau — protein MEFQVSARKYRPTNFKEVLGQSHVVQTLTNAIDRKRVAHAYVFSGMRGVGKTTVARILAKSLNCEQGPTSHACGTCPSCVEITRGNSVDVIEIDGASNTGVDDVRELRENVKFAPFHGTYRVYIIDEVHMLSNSAFNALLKTLEEPPNHCVFIFATTEVHKIPATILSRCQHFTFRRISRLEIIAQLRHVATQTGVTVEDRSLSALARASEGSMRDALSLLDQAVSFGGERIQHSDLEMLIGSVPDELVRLMIDAILGHQAAQTMSLVGQLVDQGFDVRVYCRELLERCRNLLVACVVPSRSQVQTLLELGDEEVDQAIAQAQQFSEPYLQALFAIFSRTEDGLRGSSHPRFLIEAAVVRAALLDPVTVTSTTTEQKANAPAPSVSHAKVLPTAASTPSPAQPAKVQVPAEKTVAPPSRSRPSGGATTMFPSSTPPGAEKAASTTVSSDNGEPKASPNSAAQHSSDSPMALNWELVVERMINDHPNIGSFLEKGSVVSMSAGSIILGYSKKDSIARWRTDKPENRVLIGQICEEFAGRPVKVQVIEFQEGQAYPPSTSELRAKKKLEQDQDLIENVKAHPLVKQALELFGGEVVSAERTPQKEEVR, from the coding sequence ATGGAATTTCAGGTTTCAGCACGGAAATACCGCCCGACTAACTTCAAAGAAGTCCTGGGGCAATCTCATGTCGTGCAAACACTTACCAATGCGATCGACCGCAAGCGGGTAGCCCACGCCTATGTCTTTTCCGGCATGCGGGGAGTCGGCAAAACCACCGTTGCGCGCATCCTGGCCAAATCCCTTAATTGTGAACAGGGCCCGACCAGCCACGCCTGCGGAACCTGCCCAAGTTGCGTGGAAATCACCAGAGGCAATTCTGTCGATGTCATTGAAATTGACGGTGCTTCCAATACCGGCGTGGACGATGTTCGGGAACTTCGGGAAAACGTCAAGTTTGCCCCGTTTCATGGCACATACCGGGTCTACATCATCGACGAAGTACATATGTTGTCCAACTCGGCCTTCAACGCCCTCCTCAAAACACTGGAAGAACCGCCGAATCATTGTGTCTTTATTTTTGCCACAACGGAAGTTCATAAAATTCCCGCTACCATTCTTTCGCGCTGTCAGCACTTCACCTTTCGACGCATTTCTCGCTTAGAAATCATCGCCCAACTACGCCACGTGGCCACTCAAACCGGCGTGACTGTCGAAGATCGAAGCCTATCGGCCCTGGCTCGCGCCAGCGAAGGCAGTATGCGAGACGCGTTGAGTCTGCTGGATCAGGCCGTCTCCTTCGGTGGAGAACGCATCCAGCATAGCGATTTGGAAATGCTGATTGGGTCCGTGCCGGACGAACTCGTCCGGCTCATGATTGACGCCATTCTTGGGCACCAGGCTGCCCAAACGATGTCTCTCGTGGGTCAGTTAGTCGACCAGGGGTTTGATGTTCGAGTGTATTGCCGGGAACTGTTGGAGCGTTGCCGCAATCTGCTGGTAGCTTGCGTGGTGCCCTCACGCTCACAAGTGCAAACGCTTCTTGAATTGGGAGATGAGGAAGTCGATCAGGCCATCGCACAAGCCCAACAATTCTCCGAGCCCTATTTACAGGCTCTGTTTGCCATTTTCTCGCGAACAGAGGACGGACTCCGAGGAAGTTCTCATCCACGGTTCCTGATTGAAGCTGCAGTAGTACGAGCAGCACTTCTTGATCCTGTGACAGTGACTTCCACCACAACAGAACAGAAGGCCAATGCACCCGCCCCATCTGTTTCACACGCAAAAGTATTGCCGACTGCAGCATCGACTCCGTCTCCCGCACAACCGGCTAAGGTCCAAGTACCTGCGGAAAAAACGGTGGCTCCTCCAAGCCGATCCAGGCCCAGTGGCGGCGCCACGACGATGTTTCCTTCCTCAACACCACCTGGTGCGGAAAAGGCGGCTTCAACAACAGTGTCATCTGACAATGGCGAACCCAAGGCCAGCCCCAACTCGGCTGCCCAGCATTCGTCAGACTCACCTATGGCGTTAAATTGGGAACTCGTCGTGGAGCGCATGATTAACGACCATCCGAATATCGGGAGTTTCCTGGAGAAGGGAAGTGTCGTGTCCATGAGCGCAGGCTCCATTATCCTGGGTTATTCCAAAAAAGATTCGATTGCTCGCTGGCGGACGGACAAACCGGAAAATCGCGTGCTGATCGGTCAAATATGCGAGGAATTCGCCGGCCGCCCGGTAAAAGTCCAAGTCATTGAATTTCAAGAAGGGCAGGCTTACCCGCCGTCAACCAGTGAATTACGAGCAAAAAAAAAACTTGAGCAGGACCAGGATCTGATTGAAAACGTGAAGGCCCACCCTTTGGTGAAACAAGCATTGGAACTATTCGGGGGGGAAGTCGTATCGGCAGAAAGAACCCCGCAAAAGGAGGAGGTACGCTAA
- the recR gene encoding recombination mediator RecR, producing MLETTPTKHTRANSQPQGLVARLSRELVRLPGIGQKTAQRLAFHLMKTDREEALRLADAIRDVKEGVSFCTQCRNIAEGPLCEICLDPKRDTTTILVVEEPSTLHAIEQSRAFRGLYHVLYGALSPLDGIGPADIRTHDLENRVQNGEFKEVIVATNPTIEGEATAIYLTKRLKPLGVKVSRIAYGIPVGMDIEYADEVTLLKSIEGRRDLG from the coding sequence ATGCTGGAAACCACTCCGACCAAACATACCAGGGCCAATAGCCAACCTCAGGGGCTGGTCGCTCGTCTCAGCCGTGAACTCGTGCGGTTGCCCGGTATTGGGCAAAAAACGGCTCAACGGCTGGCCTTTCATCTCATGAAAACGGACCGGGAAGAGGCGCTTCGCCTGGCCGATGCCATTCGTGACGTGAAAGAAGGGGTCTCCTTCTGCACCCAATGCCGGAATATTGCCGAAGGTCCCCTCTGCGAAATTTGCCTGGACCCGAAACGGGACACCACGACCATCCTCGTGGTGGAAGAACCCAGCACCCTCCATGCGATCGAACAAAGCCGGGCCTTTCGAGGCCTCTATCACGTGCTCTATGGGGCGCTTTCACCGCTGGACGGCATCGGGCCGGCAGATATCCGCACCCATGACCTGGAAAACCGGGTCCAGAACGGTGAATTCAAGGAAGTCATCGTGGCCACCAACCCCACGATTGAAGGAGAGGCCACCGCCATTTATCTGACCAAGCGATTAAAACCCTTGGGGGTCAAGGTCTCCCGTATCGCCTATGGCATTCCTGTCGGCATGGATATCGAATATGCCGATGAGGTCACTCTACTCAAATCCATTGAAGGCCGCCGCGATCTCGGGTAG
- a CDS encoding response regulator, protein MATTAPIPSSSPILVVDDEQDIVLTLRDLLEAEGHQINVASTGVTALECVKHHSPSVVILDVKLPDMDGLLVLEKLAKAVPGLPIIILSSYTTLDDVTGPLEEQGAFAYLHKPINRSEIRSTVRQALKAYALAKKMERARHALYESEIRFQAVFQAAIDAIVLADHTGRIMSWNKAAESMFEYTAEEMFGKPLTLIMPSRYREAHTKGIQRLQTTGEAHVIGKTVVLHGLRKSGQEFPIELSLNSWTTGTHPSYSGFIRDLSLREPKNESPLQYQ, encoded by the coding sequence ATGGCAACCACCGCTCCAATACCGTCCTCTTCCCCAATTCTCGTTGTCGACGATGAACAGGATATTGTCCTAACCTTACGAGATCTTCTCGAGGCCGAAGGACATCAAATTAATGTGGCCTCAACAGGAGTGACCGCCTTGGAATGCGTGAAACATCACTCGCCTAGTGTCGTGATCCTGGACGTCAAACTCCCTGACATGGATGGCTTACTCGTTCTAGAAAAGTTAGCAAAAGCGGTGCCAGGTCTTCCCATCATTATTTTGTCGAGTTATACCACTCTTGATGATGTGACCGGCCCCCTTGAAGAACAAGGCGCTTTCGCCTATTTGCATAAACCCATCAATCGTTCCGAAATTAGGTCCACGGTCCGGCAGGCACTTAAGGCTTATGCCCTGGCAAAAAAAATGGAACGCGCCCGTCACGCCTTGTATGAAAGCGAAATCCGCTTTCAAGCCGTCTTTCAAGCAGCCATTGATGCCATTGTATTAGCCGATCACACCGGCCGCATCATGTCGTGGAATAAGGCTGCTGAATCGATGTTCGAATATACCGCAGAGGAAATGTTTGGAAAACCACTGACACTGATCATGCCCAGTCGGTATCGGGAAGCTCATACCAAAGGCATACAACGATTGCAGACGACAGGCGAAGCTCACGTCATCGGAAAAACGGTCGTACTCCATGGATTAAGGAAAAGCGGTCAGGAATTCCCCATTGAACTTTCTTTAAACTCCTGGACGACAGGAACGCATCCTTCCTATTCCGGATTCATTCGAGACCTCTCCTTGCGAGAACCAAAAAATGAAAGTCCTCTGCAATATCAATAA
- a CDS encoding YbaB/EbfC family nucleoid-associated protein has translation MSKNPFSNMGNLLKQAQAMQEKMGKIQEEAATKSVEASAGGGMVTVEANGAMQLTKLTIDPEVLKSGDHDMLQDLIVAASNEALRKAKELMAEEMKSLTGGMGIPGMF, from the coding sequence ATGTCTAAAAATCCATTCTCTAATATGGGCAATCTTTTAAAGCAAGCCCAGGCCATGCAGGAAAAAATGGGAAAGATTCAAGAGGAAGCGGCCACGAAATCCGTCGAGGCTTCAGCCGGAGGCGGGATGGTGACCGTGGAAGCCAACGGCGCCATGCAATTAACCAAGCTGACCATCGATCCGGAAGTGCTGAAATCCGGTGACCATGACATGTTGCAAGACTTAATCGTCGCCGCATCCAATGAAGCCTTGCGAAAGGCGAAAGAACTCATGGCTGAAGAAATGAAATCTCTCACGGGAGGGATGGGCATTCCGGGCATGTTCTAA